The nucleotide window GCCAGCATCTTTGCTACGGCTACACAACTATCTCTTTCCAGGGAAATTTGGATATAAAGCGAGTCACTTTTCTCCTTGATGAAACGTGAAGAGACTCTTGCCCTGTGTACCTCAAACCTTGAAGTTATTGCTTGCATTACTTGAATCTCAAATTACAAAACTCATTGAACTATTTTTTACTTATTTTTCCAACTTTAATCTTTGTTACTTAAGACTCTTTCTTCACTACTCAAAAATTTCATTTCTTTCAGCCTTTTTCGGTTCATTCAAACCTCTTCCTTAAGCTGCCATTTTTTTGCCGACTTCAAGTTACTATTTTTGCCGAATTTATATAGTATCGAAAAAGTAAAATAGCTTGCTTTTAACTACTACCTTTCAGAATCGCTAAAAAGCATATCATCAATTAAGCTAAACAGCGTAAAATTCGGATAAGTAATAAGGCCCTTTAGAATATCAGTAAATCAGAAATATGTGCGTCAGTAAACCAGAGATTACCTAAATTATCTTATGGATCGGCAATTTATGCCTAATCTCATGACCTATGCCTTAATACTGCTCCTTTAATACTATGCCCTAAAGTTATGCCTTACAATATTATGCTTTAAAATAATTGTTTTAATTTGATTACCAGGTGCATTTAAAAATGACAGTTAATAGACCAAGAGGTACCCGGGACTTTTTACCTGCCGATACTGCCCGGAGAAGATACGTGGAAAGTGTTATGCGAGACGTTGCCCGCAAATGGGGCTACAGTGAAATCATTACGCCCACGTTTGAACATCTGGATCTTTTCACCCTGAAGTCAGGGGAAGGGATTATAGGGGAACTCTACAACTTTACGGACAAAGGCGGCAGAGAAATGACTCTCAGGCCTGAGCTTACCGCTCCTGTCATGCGCCTGTATATAAACGAACTTCAGCCATTTCCAAAACCTTTAAAATTGTTTTATTTTGAGAATTGTTTCCGCTATGAGCGTCCCCAGAAAGGTCGTTTCAGGGAGTTCTGGCAGTTCGGGGTTGAACTTATTGGAAGCGGAAAACCCGACTCAGATGCCGAGGTTATTGCCCTTGCTGATGCCATGTTAAAAGCCGTTGGAGTGAAAGGTGACATGAAGCTCGGAAACCTTGCAGTCATACGTACGCTCTTGAGCGGGCTTGAATCAGAAATCGTGAGCAAGGTCATGCGGCTTGTGGACAAGAAAGAATATGCAGGTCTAGAAGCCCTGCTCGAAGAAATAGGGGCTGAAGAACAGCTCAAATCCGACCTTTTCCACCTGATAAAGCTTGAAGGCAGGCATATTCTTCCTGAAGTAATAAAAATAGTAGGAAATATTCCTGAGCTTGTGAGCTTTGAAAGGACCCTCAAGCTTCTCGACGCATACGGAGTGGATTATTCTCTTGATTTCGGGATTGCACGCGGGCTTGACTACTACACGGGCATGGTTTTTGAGGTCTATGCCGAGGGGCTCGGTGCCCAGAAACAGGTCTGCGGAGGAGGCTCTTACCAGCTTATTCAGCTTTTCGGAGGCGGAGACGTGCCATCAACAGGTTTCGGGATAGGTTTTGACCGGATTATGGAAATCTGTCCTCTTATCCCTCCTGCCCCTAAAACCATTATGTTGATCTCGAAACCCGATGTCCATCTGGAAGCGATAGATTTTGTAAATGAATTGAGAAAGTACGTGACAGTCCATGTAGACCTAATGGAACGTAACTTCAAAGCCCAGCTCTCCTATGCAAATACCATCAATGCCGACTACGTGGTTATAGTCGGGGAAAAAGAATTAGAAGCAGGGAAGCTTACGCTGAGGGA belongs to Methanosarcina barkeri 3 and includes:
- the hisS gene encoding histidine--tRNA ligase; the encoded protein is MTVNRPRGTRDFLPADTARRRYVESVMRDVARKWGYSEIITPTFEHLDLFTLKSGEGIIGELYNFTDKGGREMTLRPELTAPVMRLYINELQPFPKPLKLFYFENCFRYERPQKGRFREFWQFGVELIGSGKPDSDAEVIALADAMLKAVGVKGDMKLGNLAVIRTLLSGLESEIVSKVMRLVDKKEYAGLEALLEEIGAEEQLKSDLFHLIKLEGRHILPEVIKIVGNIPELVSFERTLKLLDAYGVDYSLDFGIARGLDYYTGMVFEVYAEGLGAQKQVCGGGSYQLIQLFGGGDVPSTGFGIGFDRIMEICPLIPPAPKTIMLISKPDVHLEAIDFVNELRKYVTVHVDLMERNFKAQLSYANTINADYVVIVGEKELEAGKLTLRDMVSGEQELLTLEEIIEKVC